In one window of Photorhabdus laumondii subsp. laumondii DNA:
- a CDS encoding phage baseplate assembly protein V, translating into MKIPTVTLKIGGKTLNQFTVISLTTNHHINGIPSANITLGIAGDANPIFDTKTQAELASCRPNHEVIVQMQKTVLFKGIIVRQTLGLKGQDSIITLTAKHHLQKLTHSFHSQLFNKQSDEAIIKKLFNQNGIQTTIKQAPQLKTVHEQMVQFRCNDWAFLKSRLTATNTWLLPGNESVTLITPKALNKSTVHTLHRHTNNAQDIVLFEADLQWNNQYSPKTVSIRAWDITQQKLSQAINSQNSKLGSHKLAVDSIAAPADKEWQWAYSYPLDNEQAKHLAQGIMDNLRSHNISGSFEIEGNHRYQPGDILALNGFGQGMDGQGIITGINQIINQKQGWRTRLTLGMRPDIEPPVPQVKELHIGIVEKYQQDSQSLGRIPVKIPALNLTQGVLFARLGKPYASHESGFCFYPEPGDEVIIGFFECDPRFPVILGSMHNPKNKPPLEPSEKNPVKTLVIKQGDKQQALIFDNKENTVALNSGENKVSLQQDKDITLNATKNLITQAQEINIQAEKSLSATGKSGVDIKGAKINLTQ; encoded by the coding sequence ATGAAAATACCCACAGTAACCCTCAAAATAGGTGGTAAGACACTCAACCAATTCACCGTAATCAGCTTGACAACCAACCATCACATCAATGGTATCCCTTCGGCCAACATCACTCTGGGTATCGCCGGTGATGCCAACCCTATTTTTGACACCAAGACACAGGCTGAATTGGCAAGCTGCCGCCCGAACCATGAAGTTATCGTACAAATGCAAAAAACCGTGTTATTTAAGGGGATCATCGTTCGGCAGACACTGGGGCTTAAAGGTCAGGACAGCATCATTACCCTGACAGCAAAACATCACCTGCAAAAATTAACCCATAGCTTTCACTCACAGCTATTCAATAAACAGAGTGATGAAGCAATTATCAAAAAACTCTTCAATCAGAATGGCATCCAAACGACGATAAAGCAGGCACCACAACTCAAAACCGTTCATGAACAAATGGTGCAATTTCGTTGTAATGACTGGGCATTTCTAAAAAGCCGATTGACCGCCACTAACACCTGGCTGTTGCCCGGCAATGAATCGGTTACCTTGATAACACCCAAGGCCCTGAATAAATCAACGGTACATACCCTTCATCGACATACCAATAATGCTCAAGATATCGTGCTATTTGAAGCGGATCTCCAGTGGAATAACCAATACAGCCCTAAAACGGTGAGTATCCGTGCCTGGGATATTACTCAACAAAAGCTTTCTCAAGCAATCAATAGCCAAAACAGTAAGCTTGGCAGTCATAAATTGGCCGTGGACAGCATCGCCGCACCGGCCGATAAAGAGTGGCAATGGGCTTACAGCTATCCATTGGATAATGAACAAGCCAAACATCTTGCTCAAGGCATTATGGATAACTTACGCAGTCATAATATATCCGGTAGTTTTGAAATCGAAGGTAATCACCGTTATCAACCGGGGGATATTCTGGCATTAAATGGCTTTGGTCAAGGAATGGATGGTCAAGGGATTATCACCGGCATAAATCAGATAATTAATCAGAAGCAAGGCTGGCGCACTCGATTAACTTTAGGCATGCGGCCAGATATCGAACCTCCGGTGCCACAAGTGAAAGAGTTACATATCGGTATCGTGGAAAAATACCAGCAAGATAGCCAATCGCTAGGCCGTATTCCGGTCAAAATACCGGCATTAAACCTCACTCAAGGTGTCCTTTTTGCCCGGCTAGGTAAACCTTATGCCAGTCATGAAAGTGGATTTTGCTTTTATCCAGAACCGGGAGATGAAGTAATTATCGGATTCTTTGAATGTGATCCCCGTTTTCCGGTGATATTAGGTTCCATGCACAATCCGAAAAATAAACCACCGTTAGAACCCAGTGAAAAAAATCCGGTGAAAACCTTAGTGATTAAGCAAGGAGATAAACAACAGGCATTAATATTCGATAACAAAGAAAACACCGTGGCACTTAATAGCGGAGAAAATAAAGTTTCTCTGCAACAGGATAAAGATATTACGCTCAATGCAACGAAAAATCTCATCACCCAAGCCCAAGAAATTAATATACAAGCGGAAAAATCTCTGTCGGCCACGGGAAAATCTGGCGTCGATATTAAAGGCGCGAAAATTAACTTAACACAGTAA
- a CDS encoding GPW/gp25 family protein produces MTNKILADIYGRGWKFPPQFSLETGVEMAKGAENVRQSMKILFLTEPGERIMREDYGCGLNDYMFENISDELLSEIQTRIEERVLRYEPRAEIIDIQVTQKTNSPNTLHIQVTYALRGSAITQQLESILEINEGQAKVSL; encoded by the coding sequence ATGACAAACAAAATATTAGCCGATATTTATGGTCGCGGCTGGAAATTTCCGCCACAGTTTTCTCTTGAGACTGGCGTAGAAATGGCCAAAGGAGCCGAAAATGTTCGCCAAAGTATGAAAATCCTTTTTTTAACTGAACCCGGTGAGCGGATTATGCGTGAAGATTATGGCTGTGGTCTGAATGATTATATGTTTGAAAATATCAGTGATGAATTGTTATCGGAGATTCAAACCCGCATTGAAGAACGCGTATTACGCTATGAACCCCGCGCAGAAATCATCGATATTCAGGTAACCCAAAAAACAAATTCACCGAATACCTTACATATTCAAGTGACTTATGCTTTAAGAGGCAGCGCAATCACTCAACAACTTGAAAGCATTCTCGAAATCAACGAAGGTCAGGCAAAGGTGAGTCTATGA